The Echinicola jeungdonensis genome segment AGGAATTACAAAAAGGGACAACCAGTAATGTCTATGGATTTTATTCCCTTACAGTCCCTCCTGGAAAATATACAGTTCAGGTAAGTTATATTGGTTATGAGCCATTTACTAAAAAGATAGACTTAAATCAGCCACAAACCATGGATGTTTCCCTCCAGCCTGGGGAGGCCACTCTGGATGAAGTAGTAGTCAGTGCCGATCCAGATGATCAAAATGTCCGTTCCACACAAATGAGTGTCAATAAACTGGATATGGAGGAAGTGGAGGTAATACCAGTTATTTTTGGTGAAAAAGACATCATCAAAACCATTCAGTTGCTTCCTGGTATAAAATCCAGCGAGGGAGGAGGAGGATTTTTTGTTAGGGGTGGAAGTGCAGGGCAAAACCTAATTTTGTTGGATGAGGCGCCGGTTTACAATGCCTCACATCTTTTGGGATTCTTTTCTGTTTTCAATGCAGATGCTATTAAAGATTTGTCTATATATAAGGGACACATTCCTGCAGAATATGGAGGGAGGGCCTCTTCGGTATTGGATATCAAGATGAAGGAAGGGAACAGTAAAAACTGGGGAGCTCAAGGTGGAATTGGCCTGATTTCCTCCAGACTGACCGTGGAGGCACCTATTGTAAAGGATAAGGGTTCATTTGTAGTTTCAGGCAGGAGGACCTATGTGGATGTCTTTTTAAAAGCTTCCAGTAATGAGGATGTCAAAAATTCCATTTTATACTTTTATGATTTGAATGCAAAGGCCAATTACAGATTGGGAGAAAACGACCGCTTGTTTGTTTCCGGTTATTTTGGAAGGGATAATTTTGGCTATAGTGATGTGTTTGGGTTTGATTGGGGAAATTCCACTGCCACTGCCCGCTGGAATCACCTATTCAATGACCGTTTGTTTTTAAACACCACAGCACTTTTCAGTGACTATAATTATAATGTGGATATTGGTGGAGATGAGGGAGAAAATAATGGCTTTTTGATTACCTCCGCCATTCAGGACATCAGCCTCAAGGAAGATTTCGAGTATTATATCAACCCTTCCAATACATTGAAATTTGGGGCAAGTGGGGTTTACCATATTTTTGTCCCTGGGGAAATAAGGACGGATGAAAATGCAACAGTCAACCCTTTAGAATTGCAGCAAAAATATGCATGGGAGGCTGCTGCCTATGTTTCGGATGATTGGGAAGTTTCCAAAAGTTTTAAAGTCAATGCAGGCCTTAGGTATTCCTGGTTTGGGCAAGTAGGCCCAGGGGAAGTTTATACTTATGATGAAGTAGGGGATGTTGTCCAAAACGAAAATTTCGGAAAAGGGGAATTGGTTAAAGCTTACTCAGGCTTTGAGCCAAGGCTGGGTTTAACTTATTTATTGAATGAAAATACTTCCATCAAGGGGTCATTTGGGAGAAACCGGCAATACCTTCACTTGGTTTCCAATTCCAATTCAGGGACTCCTATTGATCTTTGGATTCCCAGCAGCAATAATGTTCGGCCACAAATTGCTGACCAATTGGCAATAGGGTATTTTAAGAATTTTAATGACAATGCCATTGAGGGGTCCTTAGAGGTTTATTATAAGGATATGAAAAACCAGGTTGATTATAGAACTGGGGCGGATTTGATTTTCAATGAAAATGTTGAGTCCCAATTTTTATATGGAAAAGGCTGGAGCTATGGAACAGAGTTTTATTTGAAAAAAAATAAAGGGCCATTAACTGGTTGGGTAAGTTATACCTGGTCGAGAAGTAAAAGAAAATTTGATGGAGTGGATCGTGGGGAAATTTATCCTGCAAGTTGGGATAGGCCCCATGATCTTTCCCTAGTAGGAATTTACAAACTGAGCAAAAAATTAACCCTTTCTGGAACTTTTGTGTACAGAACTGGTGATGCTGTGACTTTTCCGATAGGTAAGTATCAGGTGGATGGCGAGGTTATCAATCGCTATGGCAAAAGAAACAATGACCGTTTGCCTGATTATCACCGATTGGACCTGGGTGCTACTCTTCAACTGAAAAACACCCAAAAATTTGAATCAGACCTTAATATCTCCATTTACAATGTGTACGCCAGGAAAAATGCCTTTACAGTCAATTTCAGGGAAAACAGAACGGACCCATCCAAAACAGAAGCAGTAAAGCTTTCCTTGTTCAGTATTTTGCCCTCCATTACTTATAACTTTAGATTTAAATAATCATGTATAGCAAATTTTGGCATATTGGCGCTTTGATCTTATCCTTAGCTTTCTTTTCTGCTTGTGAGGAAGTTATTGAATTGGATTTAGATGATGGTGGCCCCATGTTGAACATTGAAGGGGTTGTGGCAGATCAAACAGGGCCTTACTTGGTGAAAATTTCCAGGTCTGTAGGTTTTTATGAGGATAATGAATTCCCTCCGGTATCCGGGGCATTGGTGACCATAAGTGACAATGAGGGCCATAAAGAAACCTTGGAAGAAATAAGCCCCGGGATTTATCAAACCAATACTTTACGGGGAAAACGGGGAAATTCGTATGATCTGGAAGTGGAATTGGAAGGCAAATCATATCAAGCCTCCAGTCAAATTCCCCCTGAACGAATTCCAATTAAAAATTTAGAATATGGATACCGGAAAGGGTCATTTTTTAGTGATGATGGTTACTATGTTACTGCATTTTTTGAAGATCCGGAAGGGTTGGGCAACTATTACCGTTTGGTTTTATTGGTGAACGGGGAGGAATACTTTTTTGAGGTGGATGGAGACATGGTACGGGACAATAATCTATGGCTGTCAGATGATAAATATACCGATGGAAATATTCAGGATTTTGAATTTCCTCATACCCTGGAAGAGGGAGATACAGTGGATGTAGCATTATATCATTTGGATCAAACCACCTATGACTATTACAGGACTTTAGAAGAAGTCATAGATGGGGGAGGAGTTGCTCCTTCCAATCCGCTTTCCAATTTTGGAGATGAAGCTTTGGGGTATTTTGGGGCCTATTCAGTAACTTCCTTAAGGGTAATTATTATTGATCCCGAAAAGGAGGAGGAATGACAGGTTTGTAAAAGTGATTTCGTGGCACAAATAAAATAAGTTGCAAGAAAATAGATAAAAGCGCAAAAAGGGCTGTTTGAGTAATTTACTTCCAAACAGCCCTTTTCAATTTTATTTGAAATGGATCATTTGTTTTTTTTTATAACTATATCAAACCAGCTCTTTTGAGAAGTGCTTCAGGTTTGGGTTCTCTTCCTCTGAATCTTTTATATAAGATGGATGGGTGCACTCTACCGCCTGCAGAAAGGATATTTTCTTTAAAGGATTGGGCAGTTTCGGGGTCAAAAATGCCGTTTTCCTGGAAAAGCTCAAAAGCATCTGCATCCAAAACTTCTGCCCACTTGTAACTGTAATATCCAGCCGCATAGCCTCCCTGGAAAATATGAGAGAAGGAGGTAGTCATCATGGTTCCTTCCACATTCGGAAGCAAGTCTGCCTCCTTCATTGCTTTCCTTTCAAAATCAAATAAAGAATTTACTTCAGCAGGGTCAGTGTTGTAATAAGCCATATCCAAAAGTCCAAAGCTAACTTGTCTCAAAGTTTGATAACCTTGGTGGAAATTTGCAGCTTTTTTTATTCTTAAGATAAGGTCAGCAGGAATTTTTTCCCCGGTTTCATAATGCTGGGCAAAAAGGTCCAAACATTCCTTTTCGTAGCACCAGTTTTCGAAAATTTGGGAAGGCAATTCCACAAAATCCCAATATACATTGGCACCGGATAGAGATTCATAAGTTCCGTTAGCGAGCATTCCATGCAATGCATGTCCAAATTCATGGAAAAGGGTGGTAACCTCACTGAAAGTCAATAAGGAAGGTTTTGTTTTGGTGGGCTTGGTAAAGTTGCATACAATGGATACATGAGGCCTTTTGTCCTGGCCACCTACTTTTTTCTGTCCTTGGTATATGGTCATCCAGGCGCCATTCCTTTTGCCCGCTCTGGGAAAGAAGTCAGCATAAAAGACGGCGAGGTGTTGGCCGGAAAGGTCTTTGACCTCATAAGCAGTGACCTCTGGATGGTAAACTGGGATGTCCGTATTTTTGATAAATTCCAGGCCGTAAAGTTTAGAGGCTGTTTTGAATACCCCCTGAATGGTGTTTTCCAATTCAAAATAGGGCTTGAGTAGTTCATCATCCACTTCAAATTTGGCTTTTTTTAGTTTTTCCCCATAAAAGCTAAAGTCCCATTTTGCCAGCTTTTCCGGGCCACCCTGTTTTTTGGCAAATTCTGTCAATTCAGACAATTCCTCCTCAGCTTTTGGCTTGGCTTTGATCAATAATTCCTGTAGGAAGTTTAGTACTTTATCGGCACTTTCAGCCATTCTTTCCTCCAAAACAAAATCAGCAAATTTTTTGTACCCCAATAGGTTGGCCCTTTTGTGCTTGAGTTCCAGTATCTTTTTGACAATTTCCTGATTGTCCAGGTCGTCACCCTTACAGGACTTGGTGTTAAAGGCTTTGAAAAGTTTTTTCCTTAATTCCCTGTTTTCCGCATAAGTCATAAATGGAAGGTAGCTGGGGAAGGCAAGGGTAAATACCCAATTCCCATCTTTCCCCTTTTCTGAGGCAGTTTGAGCAGCTGCTTCAATAACCGCTTCTGGAAGCCCTTTTAGATCTTCTTCATTGTCCACCACCATTTCATATTTATTGGTTTCTGCCAATACATTTTCCCCAAATTGAAGGCTGTATTGTGCCAGCTCCTTGTCAATTTCCCGCAATTGGAGTTTATCCTCATCAGATAAATTCGCACCATTTCGGACAAAAGCCTTATAAGTTTTTTCCAATAGGGTTTGCTGTTCCTCATCTAGAGAAAGGCTGTCCCGCTTTTGAAAAACCGAATTAACTAATTCGAAAAGCTCTTTATCTAACAAAATATCATTGCTGTGTGCGGTCATCAAGGGTGAAATATCCCTTGCCAGTTTTTGGATTTCATCATTGGTTTCTGCAGAATTGAGGTTGAAAAATATGCTGGCTACTATATTTAACCTTTCTCCAGAACGGTCCAGGGCTTCTATAATATTGCTGAAATCTGGTTCCTGAACTTCCTTAATATTTTCAATTTCAGCCCTAGCTTCTGAAATGGCAGCCTGAACTGCAGGTAAAAAATGTTCGTTTTTTATCTTGTCAAAAGGGGCTGTATGAAAAGGAGTCTCAAATTTTTCCAATAAAGGATTCATAAATATTTTTTTTTCTATGGTTTATCTAAATTATTGGCCTTTATGGCATCAGATAGACAAAGTTAATGATTTGGTGAAAGTGGCAAGCTTCTCAGGAGGATTAAGGTGATTACCCTTTTGAAATCCACGATTTTAATGGAGGCAGGAAAGAAAAATCGGGATAAAGAAATCCCGAAGAAAATTCCAACTAAAACTATACTTTGAGATTCAATAAATGCTGAAAAAAAAGGAATTTTTTGGTTTTTGACTGTATTAATGGTGGTTAATCAATTAAATTTATTAATAAGCAGATCAAAATATATTTGATATGAATGAAAAGTTGATGCCGGAAAGCAATGAATATGGTTCATTTTATGAAACCTATATTTCCTACGTCCGGGGAAAAGATCCGTTGGATTTGATGCTTTCCCAAATAGGGGTATTGAGAGAATATTTTGTCGGGGTTACAGAGGAAGTGGCCCAGTCAAATTATGATGATGGGAAGTGGAGTTACAAGGAAGTCATTGGGCATATTAATGACACAGAGAAGATCATGCTTTATCGGGCCTTGTGTATAGCAAGGAATGAAAAAATAAAGCTTCCAGGTTATGAGCAGGAAGAATATGTCAAGGCAGCCAATTTTAATCAAATTCCTCTTGCCATATTGTTGGATGATTTTGAACAAAGCAGAAAATTGATGGTTCCTTTTTTTAAAAATCTACCTGATGAGGCTTTGACCAGAATTGGAAATGCCAATGGTTATGATCTTAGTGTCAGGGCTTTGCTGAATATCATCCCAGGGCATTTTGAACATCATATGCGTATTCTGCACGAAAGGTATGGCAGGTAATAAAAGATTCTAAATGACTTTCTATATGCCAGTAAAATAAAAATAATGTTCACCGTGGACTGTTCAAAATGTCCTCTGAGCTTTCCTCAATTTGAAACAGAAAGAAACTAAGCTTATTGGTGAACCAAATAACATCAACAACTATGTTTGAATATAATCCCGAAAAGCATTATCCACAGGAAACAGAAAGCAGGGTGGTGGTAAGGTTTCAAGATTGCGACCCTCTTCAGCACCTGAATAATGCCAAATATTTTGACTATTATTTTAATGCACGGGAAGATCAGGTCCCCAAGTTATATGGAATTGAAATGATTGACATGATCCGGAAATATCAAGCGGCTTGGGTAGTTTTTAATCACAATATTTCCTATGTCAGGCCTGCCATGGTAGGAGAGTGGGTAAGAATAATGAGTAGGGTACTCTGGCACAATAACAATACGGTTGTGGTGGAATATTATATGACCGATGATTCAAAGAAGGAACTAAAAAATGTACTTTGGACTACTTTGCGTTATGTTACCTTAAAGAGTGGAAAGTCTACTGATCACAAAGGGGCCGTGGTGGAGTTTTTGAAAGCCACCTCCGGGGATTTTGATATTAAAGGGTGTACCATATCGGAAAGAGTTAAGCAGTTGAAATCTGAATTGTTTAACTGAATGTAGATTTGGAATAAAAAAAGGGCCGCCAAATTTTTTGACTGCCCTTTTTTGGGGAGGACTAATATACCTTATACATTTTATTGGCTGAATTAATGTATTCCAAGGGCTTAAAGGCCTTGTCAAAGGAGTTTTGAAGACTGATTAACTTGGATTCCAATTCAATGATTCTTGGGCCGATATGTTTGCTTTCCTTATACTTTTTGATCAGTTCATTGTATTTATTGATATTTTCACTGATTCGGAAAGTGATTCCACCAAATCTAATCTTAAGAGATTGGATTTCCGCCATTTCATTATGAAAGGTGTTTTTCCAGTTTTTGGGATTTTGGTCCCTTTCTGCCCGTACTTTATTTGATATGGTTTTGGTCAGATCATTGAGGTATTCGTACCGGAGGTTGGCATCATTTTCATCACTGTACCTCTTTTCAAATTCCTTTTTGGAGATGCCCAAAATGTCCAGGTTTTTTTTCAAGTTTTGCTCATAGATTCTTTTTAATTCCTCCAGTTCTGTATCTATAGCTTCCCATTCAGTTTCAATAAGGTTTTTGTCATGGGTGTATTGGCCTAATACGGTCACCAATTCAAACATTTCCTGACTTTGATTCCTCAATTCCCTATGTCTTCTTCCATTTCCAATATCTTCTATGTAATTGGACATGCCCATAAACAAAGCCTGACTAAAGGTCCCAAAGATCGGTGTTCCTGCAGAAAGATCGCCAGTTAAGTTAATTAAGTTGGAAACCACACTCAATGCGGGACTGTCCTCCTTGTTTTCTTTTACATAGCTTTGGAAACCTTTGTACCAATCATTAAACCCGGGGTATTGAGTAGGGTTGCCCACCGAATTAAGGGTTTGGAAAAAATCCCTTGTGGCCCCAAAAAGAATTAATGGCCTCAATTCCCTTTCCATTGATACCAAGTTGATCATTGCAGATTGGTAATTACCCTGGTATATATTAAGTTCGGCCTCTTTCTCAGCATGTTGAAAGTCCTCGATCAATTTGACACGCTCAATCAATTTTTCGATTTTTTGGGTTTCACTACTGGTCTGGTTGAGCGACTTGTCCAGCATTTGGATTTTTTGGTCCAGGTCGTGGAGTTTGGTCCCCAACTGGTTGTCCAGGGAGTCCGTTTTTAGTTTAATGCTTTTTAAAAGGCTGTTTTTTAAGGCTTGTTCCAGGGAAATGGTCATCGAATCCGTTTGGGCTTGGGCAGACCATAGGGCTAAAAAGAAGATTAAAATGGATATTGGGTATATTTTCAGTTTCATACAATTTAATTTTTCTTGCTCTATACGAAATTTGTGCCATAAATGTAATTCCAAAATTTCAGCTATGAAATAAGAGCGATTTCAAAAATTGTAATAGGTGAATTTAAATTCAATGAATAAATGTTTTAATCAATTAGTTATTTGCTTGAAATAGGTTTGAAAAGCATAAAAATATATATAAAAAGCAAAATAATGCATTGAAATGTGGATTTTTACTATTATATTATTGGAGGTAATAATCCGGTCCCGGATAAAAATGAATGTTTATTTGGTGCCGGATAGCTTGATCACCCTAAATTAATCCCCATGTTTTTCACCCCCAGGATTATTTTTGACGAGGAGCACCTTTTGTTTCGTCAGTCGGTAAAAGAGTTTGTAAAAAGGGAAATTACGCCCAATAATGCACAATGGGAGCAGCAAAAGATGGTGTCCAGGGAATCCTGGAAAAAGTTAGGGGAAAACGGTTTTTTGTGTATGCAGGCACCCGAAAGATACGGTGGGTTGGCATTGGAAGATTTCAGGTTCAATGCCCTATTTATTGAGGAGTTAGGTCTAAGTGGTTGTTCAGGACCGGCGATTGGGTATCCATTGCATAATGATATTGTATTACCCTATATTCTGCATTATGGTTCCGAGGAGGCAAAAATAAAATATATCCCCAAAATGGTATCAGGAGATTATATTTCTGCGATTGCAATGACGGAGCCAGGAGCAGGAAGTGATTTGCAAAATATTAAATCCAGAGCTATTGACCAGGGAGGATATTATACCCTTAGTGGAACAAAAACTTTTATTACCAATGGCTACCTAAGTGATGTCGTTGTAGTTGCTGCAAAAACTGACCCTAGTAAAGGAGCTAGGGGGATTAGCTTATTTGTGGTGGATAAGGAAATGCAAGGGTTTACCAAAGGAGTTCCATTTAAAAAAGTCGGCCTGCATGCACAGGATACTTGTGAATTGTTTTTCGAGGAAGTCAAAGTTCCCAAAAAAAACTTATTGGGGGAGCCTGGAAGAGGTTTTACCTACCTGATGACTGAGTTGGCTCAGGAAAGATTGGTAGTAGCCTTGGCCGCTTTGGCATTGGCAGAATTTATGATTAATGAAACCATAAAATATGTGAAACGCCGCCCCGCTTTTGGAAAAACCGTGGCCGATTTTCAAAACACCAGGTTCAAATTGGCTGAATTGGCTGCTAAAATCGAGCAAGCCAGAATATATTGTGATCAACTGGTAATGCTGCATAATGAGAAAAAAGTGGACAGTGCCATGGCTTCCGCTGCAAAATATTTAATGACTGAATTACAATGCGAAGTTGCCGATGAATGCGTTCAACTTCATGGGGGCTATGGATATATGTGGGATTATCCGGTGGCAAGAGCTTATGCAGATGCCCGGGTGCAAAGGATATATGCAGGAACCAATGAAATTATGAAGGAGCTAATTGCCAGAAAGATTTTAAAGTAACTGCTGTTTTATGGTAAAGCAAGACCCAAGTCGTTGGACGGCTGAAATCAGGATTTGAAGGTTTTATTTTTACCCAAAATTTATTTGAATCAATGCCATATCACCTGTTCAGGGACCGTCCATTTAATGGTTATTATTTCCTTTTAATAAAGCTAAAACTGGGTGGGCCAGGGGCCTAAATAAAGAGTTGATTTTATTTTGTTAATTCTTCTTTACTGGTATAAGGTTTTTATAATCAATAATTAAGCAGAATTTCTTCTTTCAGGTAAATTTTTTTCTTTTTTTTAAAATCATAAATAAGCTATATTGATAAGTAAATCAGCGGTTAATATTAACTAATCACCTCATTCAAATTTCATATTTCATGCAAGATTTCCCATGGTTCAAGCATTATCCCAAATCCGTTCCCAAAGAAGTGGATGTCCACGCATATGGCAATATCGTGGACCTATTTGAAGAGTGCATCATTAAATATAAGGATGCCGTGGCCTATGAATGTATGGGTAAAAAAATGAGTTTTAACCAACTCGATCAATTATCTCAAAATTTTGCAGCCTTTTTACAGGAAGATTTAGGGTTGAAAAAGGGTGACCGGATAGCAATCCAAATGCCTAATTTACTTCAATATCCAGTGGTGATGTTTGGGGCTTTGAGGGCAGGTTTGATCATCGTCAATACCAACCCCCTTTATACTTCCAAAGAGATGTTGCATCAGTTTAAGGATGCCAAGATTGAAGCCATTGTAATTTTGGCCAATTTTGCCAGTAAACTAGAGGAAATCCTACCGGAACTTGGAGTGAAACATATCATCATTACAGAGATTGGGGATATGTTGGGAGGAATGAAAGGAAGCATTGTGAATTTTGTAGTGAAATACATCAAACAAATGGTGCCTACATATCATATTAAAAATAAAATGGCCCTGATGGATTGTCTGAAAAAGGGAGTTTCTTCTATTTTTAAACCTGTAGAAATATCTTCTGAGGATACTGCCTTTTTACAATATACTGGAGGAACCACTGGGATTTCCAAAGGTGCCGAGCTTACCCATGCCAATATTGTGGCCAATATGCAGCAAATTTCTGCCTGGATGCTTCCCAAACTGAAGGAACGGGAGGAAATGGTTATAACCGCCCTTCCCCTGTATCATATATTTGCTCTTACTGTCAACTGTCTTGCTATGTTGAAAATTGGGGCGCATAATGTACTTGTTACCAATCCTAGGGATATGAAGGCTTTTTGTAAGGACTTGCGTACCCATCCATTTAGTATTCTTACTGGAGTAAATACTTTATTCAATGGTTTATTAAACCAAGAATCATTTAGGAATCTTGATTTTAGTGCTTTAAAGATATCTGTGGGAGGAGGAATGGCTGTTCAAAAATATGTGGCCGAAAAGTGGAAAGAAGTAACAGGAACTCCACTGGCAGAAGGATATGGCTTGACGGAGACTTCACCTGTTGTTTCCTGTAACCCTATTGATGGAAATGAGCGGCTGGGAACTATCGGCTTGCCGCTACCCAATACCGAAATTAAAATTATTGATGATGATGGCAATGCTTTGTCTTTTGGAGAAAAAGGGGAACTATGCATCAAAGGGCCCCAAGTGATGAAAGGTTATTGGAAAATGCCGGAAGAAACCGCCAAAGTATTGTCTGAAGATGGTTGGTTAAAAACCGGAGATATTGCTGTTTTAAATGAAGATGGCTATTTGAAAATTGTGGATAGGAAAAAAGAGATGATTTTGGTTTCTGGCTTTAATGTATATCCCAATGAAGTGGAGGATGCTATTGCCTCTCATGAAAAAGTGGTAGAGGTGGGCGTCATAGGCATACCTGATGAACAAAGCACAGAAAGGGTAATTGCCTATGTAGTTCCAAATGATACCTCTCTTTCAGAGGAGGAAGTAATCCAGCACAGCCGTCAATCCCTGACAAGCTATAAAGTTCCTAAAGAAGTCCATTTTGTTGATGAATTGCCCAAGTCCAATGTAGGAAAAATCCTCAGAAGGCTAATCAAGGAAAATCACCAGAAAAAAGTATTACCATAAAAAAAGCGGGTTTATAAACGACCCGCTTTTTTTATTAAAGGCTTACTTCTTTATCTTTAAATGCTTCCCTGGGTTTTAGATTCAGGGTTTGGAAAAGTTGTTTGTCTGAATCTTCTTCCGGATTTGGGGTGGTTAATAATTTGTCCCCTGCAAAAATGGAGTTGGCTCCAGCCATAAAGCAAAGGGCTTGTTCCTCTGTGGTCATTCTTACCCTTCCCGCAGAAAGTCTGACCATGGCTTTCGGCATGATAATTCTAGCAGTGGCGATCATCCTGACCATTTCCCAAACAGATACTTTTTCCTGTTCCTCCAATGGAGTTCCTTCTACTGGAACCAGGGCATTTACAGGTACAGACTCTGGATGACTTGGCAAAGTAGCCAAAGTGTGTAACATGCCTACCCGGTCTTCCAGATTTTCCCCCAATCCGATGATTCCACCCGAGCAAACCGAAATATCAGCTTTCCGGACATTATCCAGGGTGTTTAGCCTATCGTCATAGTTTCGGGTGGTTATGATCTGGTCATAATGTTCCTCACTGGTGTCCAGGTTATGGTTATAGGCATAAAGGCCAGCATCTTTAAGCTTTTTGGCCTGTTCTTCAGAAAGCATACCTAAGGTGCAGCACACTTCCATGCCCATGGTATTTACCCCTTTTACCATTTCCAGAACCTTGTCAAAGTCCCGGTTGTCCCTTACTTCTCTCCAGGCAGCACCCATGCAGAACCTTGTGCTACCGGCAGATTTTGCATCAGCAGCTTTCTGCAAAACTTCTTCCACTTCCAATAG includes the following:
- a CDS encoding TonB-dependent receptor produces the protein MISFSPTAQSKFTISGTIEDATNGEGLIGASVFIQELQKGTTSNVYGFYSLTVPPGKYTVQVSYIGYEPFTKKIDLNQPQTMDVSLQPGEATLDEVVVSADPDDQNVRSTQMSVNKLDMEEVEVIPVIFGEKDIIKTIQLLPGIKSSEGGGGFFVRGGSAGQNLILLDEAPVYNASHLLGFFSVFNADAIKDLSIYKGHIPAEYGGRASSVLDIKMKEGNSKNWGAQGGIGLISSRLTVEAPIVKDKGSFVVSGRRTYVDVFLKASSNEDVKNSILYFYDLNAKANYRLGENDRLFVSGYFGRDNFGYSDVFGFDWGNSTATARWNHLFNDRLFLNTTALFSDYNYNVDIGGDEGENNGFLITSAIQDISLKEDFEYYINPSNTLKFGASGVYHIFVPGEIRTDENATVNPLELQQKYAWEAAAYVSDDWEVSKSFKVNAGLRYSWFGQVGPGEVYTYDEVGDVVQNENFGKGELVKAYSGFEPRLGLTYLLNENTSIKGSFGRNRQYLHLVSNSNSGTPIDLWIPSSNNVRPQIADQLAIGYFKNFNDNAIEGSLEVYYKDMKNQVDYRTGADLIFNENVESQFLYGKGWSYGTEFYLKKNKGPLTGWVSYTWSRSKRKFDGVDRGEIYPASWDRPHDLSLVGIYKLSKKLTLSGTFVYRTGDAVTFPIGKYQVDGEVINRYGKRNNDRLPDYHRLDLGATLQLKNTQKFESDLNISIYNVYARKNAFTVNFRENRTDPSKTEAVKLSLFSILPSITYNFRFK
- a CDS encoding DUF4249 domain-containing protein, whose product is MYSKFWHIGALILSLAFFSACEEVIELDLDDGGPMLNIEGVVADQTGPYLVKISRSVGFYEDNEFPPVSGALVTISDNEGHKETLEEISPGIYQTNTLRGKRGNSYDLEVELEGKSYQASSQIPPERIPIKNLEYGYRKGSFFSDDGYYVTAFFEDPEGLGNYYRLVLLVNGEEYFFEVDGDMVRDNNLWLSDDKYTDGNIQDFEFPHTLEEGDTVDVALYHLDQTTYDYYRTLEEVIDGGGVAPSNPLSNFGDEALGYFGAYSVTSLRVIIIDPEKEEE
- a CDS encoding M3 family metallopeptidase — its product is MNPLLEKFETPFHTAPFDKIKNEHFLPAVQAAISEARAEIENIKEVQEPDFSNIIEALDRSGERLNIVASIFFNLNSAETNDEIQKLARDISPLMTAHSNDILLDKELFELVNSVFQKRDSLSLDEEQQTLLEKTYKAFVRNGANLSDEDKLQLREIDKELAQYSLQFGENVLAETNKYEMVVDNEEDLKGLPEAVIEAAAQTASEKGKDGNWVFTLAFPSYLPFMTYAENRELRKKLFKAFNTKSCKGDDLDNQEIVKKILELKHKRANLLGYKKFADFVLEERMAESADKVLNFLQELLIKAKPKAEEELSELTEFAKKQGGPEKLAKWDFSFYGEKLKKAKFEVDDELLKPYFELENTIQGVFKTASKLYGLEFIKNTDIPVYHPEVTAYEVKDLSGQHLAVFYADFFPRAGKRNGAWMTIYQGQKKVGGQDKRPHVSIVCNFTKPTKTKPSLLTFSEVTTLFHEFGHALHGMLANGTYESLSGANVYWDFVELPSQIFENWCYEKECLDLFAQHYETGEKIPADLILRIKKAANFHQGYQTLRQVSFGLLDMAYYNTDPAEVNSLFDFERKAMKEADLLPNVEGTMMTTSFSHIFQGGYAAGYYSYKWAEVLDADAFELFQENGIFDPETAQSFKENILSAGGRVHPSILYKRFRGREPKPEALLKRAGLI
- a CDS encoding DinB family protein, coding for MNEKLMPESNEYGSFYETYISYVRGKDPLDLMLSQIGVLREYFVGVTEEVAQSNYDDGKWSYKEVIGHINDTEKIMLYRALCIARNEKIKLPGYEQEEYVKAANFNQIPLAILLDDFEQSRKLMVPFFKNLPDEALTRIGNANGYDLSVRALLNIIPGHFEHHMRILHERYGR
- a CDS encoding acyl-CoA thioesterase codes for the protein MFEYNPEKHYPQETESRVVVRFQDCDPLQHLNNAKYFDYYFNAREDQVPKLYGIEMIDMIRKYQAAWVVFNHNISYVRPAMVGEWVRIMSRVLWHNNNTVVVEYYMTDDSKKELKNVLWTTLRYVTLKSGKSTDHKGAVVEFLKATSGDFDIKGCTISERVKQLKSELFN
- a CDS encoding acyl-CoA dehydrogenase family protein, producing MFFTPRIIFDEEHLLFRQSVKEFVKREITPNNAQWEQQKMVSRESWKKLGENGFLCMQAPERYGGLALEDFRFNALFIEELGLSGCSGPAIGYPLHNDIVLPYILHYGSEEAKIKYIPKMVSGDYISAIAMTEPGAGSDLQNIKSRAIDQGGYYTLSGTKTFITNGYLSDVVVVAAKTDPSKGARGISLFVVDKEMQGFTKGVPFKKVGLHAQDTCELFFEEVKVPKKNLLGEPGRGFTYLMTELAQERLVVALAALALAEFMINETIKYVKRRPAFGKTVADFQNTRFKLAELAAKIEQARIYCDQLVMLHNEKKVDSAMASAAKYLMTELQCEVADECVQLHGGYGYMWDYPVARAYADARVQRIYAGTNEIMKELIARKILK
- a CDS encoding AMP-binding protein; translated protein: MQDFPWFKHYPKSVPKEVDVHAYGNIVDLFEECIIKYKDAVAYECMGKKMSFNQLDQLSQNFAAFLQEDLGLKKGDRIAIQMPNLLQYPVVMFGALRAGLIIVNTNPLYTSKEMLHQFKDAKIEAIVILANFASKLEEILPELGVKHIIITEIGDMLGGMKGSIVNFVVKYIKQMVPTYHIKNKMALMDCLKKGVSSIFKPVEISSEDTAFLQYTGGTTGISKGAELTHANIVANMQQISAWMLPKLKEREEMVITALPLYHIFALTVNCLAMLKIGAHNVLVTNPRDMKAFCKDLRTHPFSILTGVNTLFNGLLNQESFRNLDFSALKISVGGGMAVQKYVAEKWKEVTGTPLAEGYGLTETSPVVSCNPIDGNERLGTIGLPLPNTEIKIIDDDGNALSFGEKGELCIKGPQVMKGYWKMPEETAKVLSEDGWLKTGDIAVLNEDGYLKIVDRKKEMILVSGFNVYPNEVEDAIASHEKVVEVGVIGIPDEQSTERVIAYVVPNDTSLSEEEVIQHSRQSLTSYKVPKEVHFVDELPKSNVGKILRRLIKENHQKKVLP
- the bioB gene encoding biotin synthase BioB, whose product is MTEIRNDWTREEIKAIFDQPILELIYKAATVHREFNDPQEVQVCTLLSVKTGGCPEDCAYCPQAARYHTDVKVHKLLEVEEVLQKAADAKSAGSTRFCMGAAWREVRDNRDFDKVLEMVKGVNTMGMEVCCTLGMLSEEQAKKLKDAGLYAYNHNLDTSEEHYDQIITTRNYDDRLNTLDNVRKADISVCSGGIIGLGENLEDRVGMLHTLATLPSHPESVPVNALVPVEGTPLEEQEKVSVWEMVRMIATARIIMPKAMVRLSAGRVRMTTEEQALCFMAGANSIFAGDKLLTTPNPEEDSDKQLFQTLNLKPREAFKDKEVSL